Proteins from one Halovivax limisalsi genomic window:
- a CDS encoding isochorismatase family protein produces MTTHIWDDLLSEQDKQVIEAAGYDEGGASSWESRGLGSNPMVLVIDVQKLIVGDDVPILEAIETHRTAMGEIAWDAVDRIGDFLAHARDHDVPVGYTRVVPSSYDDPDHEDLQIVDPVAPEPDDLVVDKSYASAFYGTDLLARLNRADVDTLIVVGNSTSGCVRATTVDAQQHGFDVVLPQECIFDRIQASHKIGLLDMWMKYAEVLETEEVERYVENPGDPS; encoded by the coding sequence ATGACCACGCACATCTGGGACGACCTGCTCTCCGAGCAGGACAAACAGGTTATCGAAGCGGCCGGGTACGACGAGGGCGGCGCCTCCTCCTGGGAGTCCCGCGGGCTCGGCTCGAACCCGATGGTCCTGGTGATCGACGTCCAGAAACTGATCGTGGGCGACGACGTCCCGATCCTCGAGGCCATCGAGACACACCGGACGGCGATGGGCGAAATCGCCTGGGACGCCGTCGACCGGATCGGGGACTTCCTCGCTCACGCCCGCGACCACGACGTACCGGTCGGATACACCCGCGTCGTCCCGTCATCGTACGACGATCCGGACCACGAGGACCTACAGATCGTCGATCCCGTGGCGCCCGAACCCGACGACCTCGTCGTCGACAAGAGCTACGCGAGCGCCTTCTACGGGACCGACCTTCTCGCCCGCCTCAATCGAGCGGACGTCGACACGCTGATCGTGGTCGGCAATTCGACGAGCGGCTGCGTGCGGGCGACCACCGTCGACGCCCAGCAGCACGGGTTCGACGTCGTCCTCCCGCAGGAGTGCATCTTCGATCGCATCCAGGCGTCCCACAAGATCGGCCTGCTCGACATGTGGATGAAGTACGCCGAGGTGCTGGAGACCGAAGAGGTCGAACGGTACGTCGAGAACCCGGGTGATCCGTCGTGA
- a CDS encoding dihydroorotase, with amino-acid sequence MTYDLVVSGGTVVTASDRFEADIAVDDGTIAAIGDHDSFEADTVVPADGNYVLPGAIDPHTHHGIYNSLADDANTESRSDLVGGVTTIGNFFRRPGSYPEIMDDYFEVAEANYRHDYFFSLGLLSFEHVEEIPTIVDELGITTFKWYMNYKYAASEKFGVDCEMRDDFGNAFIETLAEQEAPTTLGYHSENVEITNALAGGNPYVETESDADAASADYGTLVEEFPDYAEAQSLVAGASLAKQHDYDDSFYAVHVSAGRTADELAALQDAGYGVTGETCTHYLTLTAEECDDRMKVNPPVRGPEDRETLWERVADGTISCIGTDHCANETEDKLGETIRDSQLGFPSTGTMLPLILSEGVDEGRIDLERAVAVTSTNTARAWNLYPKKGAIRVGSDADLAVVDLDETKTVTPELLQSAGDYSIYEGRDVTGWPTHTIAGGEVAYEDGDVLAEPGSGTHVDRPI; translated from the coding sequence GTGACCTACGACCTCGTCGTCAGCGGCGGGACGGTCGTGACGGCGTCGGATCGGTTCGAGGCGGATATCGCCGTCGACGACGGGACGATCGCCGCGATCGGCGATCACGACTCGTTCGAGGCCGACACCGTGGTCCCCGCCGACGGCAACTACGTCCTGCCGGGCGCGATCGACCCCCACACTCACCACGGGATCTACAACTCGCTGGCCGACGACGCGAACACCGAGAGCCGGTCGGACCTCGTCGGCGGCGTGACGACGATCGGGAACTTCTTCCGCCGGCCGGGGTCGTACCCGGAGATCATGGACGACTACTTCGAGGTGGCCGAGGCGAACTACCGCCACGATTACTTCTTCTCGCTGGGCCTGCTCTCGTTCGAGCACGTCGAGGAGATCCCGACGATCGTCGACGAGCTCGGCATCACCACGTTCAAGTGGTACATGAATTACAAGTACGCCGCCAGCGAGAAGTTCGGCGTCGACTGCGAGATGCGAGACGACTTCGGGAACGCGTTCATCGAGACCCTCGCCGAGCAGGAGGCGCCGACGACGCTCGGCTACCACTCGGAGAACGTCGAGATCACTAACGCGCTCGCGGGCGGCAATCCCTACGTCGAGACGGAGTCCGACGCGGACGCCGCGTCGGCGGACTACGGGACGCTCGTCGAGGAGTTCCCCGACTACGCCGAGGCCCAGAGCCTGGTCGCCGGGGCCAGCCTCGCGAAACAGCACGACTACGACGACAGTTTCTACGCGGTCCACGTCAGCGCCGGCCGGACGGCCGACGAACTGGCGGCGCTCCAGGACGCCGGCTACGGCGTGACCGGCGAGACCTGCACGCACTACCTGACGCTCACCGCCGAGGAGTGCGACGACCGAATGAAGGTCAACCCGCCCGTCCGAGGGCCGGAGGATCGCGAGACGCTGTGGGAACGGGTCGCCGACGGCACCATCTCCTGCATCGGCACCGACCACTGCGCGAACGAGACCGAGGACAAACTCGGCGAGACGATCCGCGACAGTCAGCTCGGCTTCCCGTCGACGGGGACGATGCTGCCACTGATCCTTTCGGAAGGGGTCGACGAGGGCAGGATCGACCTCGAACGGGCGGTCGCGGTGACGAGTACGAACACGGCGAGGGCATGGAACCTCTACCCGAAGAAGGGGGCGATCCGGGTCGGGAGCGACGCGGACCTGGCCGTCGTCGACCTGGACGAGACGAAGACGGTCACGCCGGAGTTGCTCCAGAGCGCGGGCGACTACTCGATTTACGAGGGCCGGGACGTCACCGGGTGGCCGACCCACACCATCGCCGGCGGCGAGGTCGCCTACGAGGACGGCGACGTGCTCGCCGAGCCCGGCTCCGGAACGCACGTCGACCGGCCGATCTAA